The genomic region AGACTGGGACATGTGGCCTGAACAGCATTGCAAGAAAGCACCTGAACTGCTGAAAGAAGTCGGAGCTGATGAAGATTTCATCCATGCTGTATGTAGCCATGGGTGGAACATCTGCAGTGATGTGGAACCGACAAAAAAGATGGAAAAAGTCTTATACACCATTGATGAGTTGACCGGATTGGTAAATGCAACGGCTTTGATGAGACCTACCCACATGGAAGGCATGACTGTCAAAAGCGTAAAGAAAAAATTCGCCAGTAAAGGATTCGCTGCCGGCGTAAACCGGGACCTCATCAAAAATGGTGCCGATATGTTGGGAATGGACCTGTCACACATCATTCAGGTTACCATTGATGCAATGGCCTCTGTAGCACCTCAGATAGGGTTATAGTCACTTCTCAGAGAAATAAAGCCATCATATGGATAAGCCTTTGCTGCTTCCATGCTCCAAAGGCTTAGCTTTTTTCTGTCAGGAAGGGTAAAATCCACATCTTCGGCATCAAGGCCAAAGGCAGCATATACATTCCGACCGGTAAGATCCATGAGCCTTTTCCTGCTGCAGCCATGTTCCCACAGGGCTTTCAGCAGCAACAGTGTCCCGCTGAAGCCGGGAATTCCGGCAGCTCCCCTCTGCTTATCCTTCAATGTATGGGGAGCATGGTCACTTTCAATCCAATCAATCCTGCCATCCAGCAGACCTTCAAAAATCTCATTTCGGTCTTCTGCACTGCGCAGGGGAGGATTCATCCTGGCATAGGAAAGGGAAGACGCATCACAGCTGGTCAGCAGCGCATGGTGCGTTGTCGCCCCACAGGTCACATGCATTCCCTTTTCCTTGGCTTCAGCAACCAATGAAAGTGCTTTCGCCGTTGAAATATGGCAAATATGCAACGTCCCCCTGAAGCCGGTCTCAGCAGCAAGGCGAAGCATGTCACTCACGGAATCGATTTCAGCCTGTGCAGGACGTGCAATACTCTGGGAAGAAAGATCCTGTGGATTGAAACGTGCCATGTCCAGCAGAGCTTCCTTCTCACAATGGACAGCCAGTACACCCTCATATCCGACTTCGGCAAGGGTAGCAAAGACCATACGCTGGTCTTTTTCCTTTATGATCCCCATGCCTCCTGTACTGTTTCCGGCAAACAGTTTCAGACCGACGACCAGAGGGAACAGTTCCATCACTGCATAGGCCATCTGGACAATCTGGTCATGGTCGGCCTGCAAGCCTGCCCAGACATGATAGGAAATTTCCTTTCCAAGGTCCTTGATTGCAGCTTGGGCATCGGAAAGCCTGTCAAGCAAGGCATCCCGGCTTACCAAAGGCGGATCAGTATTGGGCATATCAAAAACTTCATCAATGCCACATGCATAGGCAACCGAAAGGCCATGGACAAGCGTTTCCTTGTCTTTTTGATTCCAATCACGAAGATGCACATGAGGATCTACCATTATTTCTTCCTTCCCAGCAACTGAGGCATTTCCTGTTCCAGATACCCGTATTCCATGAACGTCCCCCACTGGCAGGTAAGACGATCACCACAGGCACACTCTCCACACATGCCTATCCCGCATCTGGTATTTCTTTCCATGGAAAGATACATGAGTCTTTTATCAGCACCGGCAGCAATCAGCTTGTCGGCGGCAATGGCCATGAACTTTTCAGGACCGACTAAATAGCAAGCAGTCGTTTCATCGATATGCAAAGATGGAATCAGAGACAAGACCCGGCCAGGTATTCCATCATCGGCAACACAGGTGAAATTACCATATGCAGCAAGTTCATCAGCAAGCAAAGGTTTTTCATCCTCCCTTTCACTTGTTCCGACCAATATATCCATTTTTGTATTCTGTCCTTGCAGTTTCCTAGCCAAGGCAGGAAGTACCGCAATTCCTGTACCTCCGGCAATCAGGATTGCCCTGGCAGTCTTGGCATTGACCAAAGGAGCACCATAGACGCCACGGACATACAGGTCGCTTCCTACTTGGAGATTCCAAAGAGCGGCAGTAAAAGTACCCCGTCTCTTGATAATGAAAGTAACAGGATCATCACCGGCAAGAGAAAAAGGCTTCTCTCCCACTCCAGGAAGCCAAAGGAAAGCAAATTCTCCAGCTTCGGTAGGAAGTTTTCCATCAAGGGTAAGGACGATGGTATCATTGCCATGGAAATTTATGCTGGTAACCGGCATCCGGCTGTATGCCATCTGACGTTGGGTCGAAAGGAACATATCTGCAGCATGGCTGTCAGCATCGACAAAATCATGCTTTACGGCAACAAGATAGGATGGCCACAGCTTCTGATTTACTCTTCCAAGGGCAGAACCTATGCCTACTGCATCAGCACCGGCATCCATCAGCTTACGACAATCTGCTCCTGTTGCAATCCCTCCCATGCCGATGATTGGCACTGTCGGACCGACAGCCTCTCGAATTGAAGCCACACAAGCCAGCGCCCGTTCCTTGACCCAGCTACCACTGCACCCACCTTTTCCACCAAGAGAGTTCTGAAGGATCGGGGCATTGGCAACACGATCCACATGTAAGGCAGGACCAGTCGTATTGATGGCTACGATACCATCGGCACCAGCTTCAATACAGGCTTTTGCTATCAGGCCGATATCATCGACATTAGGAGTAAGCTTGACAAAAAGCAAAGATTTCTGACTTTGAACAGCTTTCCTGATTTCCCGTACATATGAACTTGCAATGCCGGCATCACAGCCGATTGAAGCCCCATAGCCAGCTGCAGCATGCGGACAAGAAAAGTTCAGTTCAATGGAATCAGCAATTGCATCGAATTTTTTGACCAGGATTATAAAATCCTCAGGGCAATCTGCCGAAACACTGACATTCAGGAAAGCCCGTAGACCTTCATCTTTTACCTGTTTCAATTCAGGATAGACCGCATCCATCCCAGGATTTCTCAGTCCGACCGAATTACCGAAGTTTCCAAGACTGGTCTCACAGATAATCGGTTCCCGGTTGCCAGGGTTTTCCTTCACTTGGAAGCTCTTTGTCGTAATGATATCAATCGCAGGTACCTTATGGTCAAAGTATCTGATCATCCGTGGCGTAGTCGATGCAACTCCACTTACAGTTGCAAGATAAAGCTGACGGGCCTCCCGTGCATGATTGCCGCTGAGCAGGCTGAAGAACTCTTTCCCTTCCATCTAGAGCGACGCCTCCCCGACCAATGCACGCAGATTTGCAATACAGAGGTCAAGCCAATCATCAGGGGCAGCACCATGTTTCCAAGGATGGGTCAGGGAACTGCTGCTGTTGATCCTTGCAAGCGGCATCGGATAGCCGGCTTTCTTAAGTGCAGCCATGACTTCTGTTGCGCTGCCACCCTGGGAACCCACGCCCGGAATCAACAAAGGAATCTGTCTGCCGCTCTCAGCATAATATGCAGCCAGCCGTCCCAGTTCCTCCATGTTGGTTGCTCCGACGACCGCACCGACTCCTTCGTGGATATCTGCCCATCCTGCGATGGCATGGGCAACGGCCATATAAAGCGGATACACATCACTTGCATCAACCTTATCCATCACCACAAGATCCTGCAGGTCTGCACCGCCAGGATTGCTCGTACGGTCAAGGATATATACACCCTTGTCAGGATAATAAAACGGAGATACTGAATCCGTTCCCATGTAAGGAGAAACTGTAACTGCATCAGTACCCCAGGCTTCAAAGGCTTCCTTTGCATAGTTGAGGCTGCTCCGTGCAATGTCACCCCGCTTGGCATCCATGATTACAGGAACACCCGGAAAAAAAGAGTCCAGCATGTCAAGGATATCGCAAAGACATTGTGAACCTGTAAAATCATCATCCCGAGGCTTGTCCAGACTCTGATAGTACCCGATGTTCGGCTTGAAGGCTGCAGGGAACAAGCCCCCCAATGACATCCTGCGAAACAGGTTGCTGAAGAAATCATTCATACGTTCCCTCAGCTCCTTTCCTTCAGCATCAGGAAGAAGTTCAGGCTTGGGATCCAATCCCATGCAGACGATATTTCCTACTTGTCCGGCACTTTCTTTCAATTGCTCCAGATAGTTCATTTTTTTCTCCTGTCAATCATTTCTGTGGCATAAAACCGTTCTTTTCTCCCCATCCGAACGGATCACCTTTCCATTGTACCAGCAATTCCGCACCCTTGTCCCTGATGTATTCTTTTTCCAAGGCACATTGTACCATAAGATCATAGTCAAGGATAGAAAGGGCAGTACAGGAAGGATCCAGATCATCAAAGGCCTTGGCTGAAGCGTCAAGCCCATACGTAAAGATGGCAAAAGTATACGGACATACTCCGCCGGCAGCAACAATTGCCTGTACAGCCTTTATAGATGAACCTCCCGTAGAAATGAGATCCTCTATCAAAAGGACGGAGGCCCCTCCATAACTGTGGCTGTCCAGGAGCCCTTCGATCTGCTGCTGCATGCCATGGTTCTTGCTGCTGCTCCTTACATAGGAAAGCGGCAGTGCAAGTGCATCTGCCAATGTCGTGGCATGGGGAATCCCTGCAGTGGATGTCCCTGCAATGTTCTGGGGTTTGAAACCGACCTCCTCAAGCATAGCCTGGAAAGCCTGGCAAACCAATTTGCGCGCTTCCGGTCTTGAAAGCAACCGCCTGTTGTCATTGTAAATCGGCATCCTGTACCCACTGGCCCAGGTAAAGGGATCATCAGGCCTTAGCTTGATGGCCCCCAGCTCAAATGCCAAAGCGGCCAGTTTCCGTCCATAGTTCTCCCTGATGTCACTGCTGTTCATGATCTGTCTCCTATTTTCCCCAGATTTCCTTGAAGGAATGGGTCTTTCCGCAATATGCACATGCATATTTGTTGTCACTTGTACGATAGAACATTGCCGGTACATTCTCCCCTGCAGCAGGAGAGGAAATGCAGGCGTCGTTCTTGCAGGCCAAGTCTGAAAAGTTGTAAATCCGAGGAGGCATCTTTGTCCGGTACTTTTCAGCAACCTTGCCATTCTGGATGATATTGAGCGTACAGCCAGGGGCAACTGCAGCCAACCGTTTCAGTTCCTTTCTGGAAAATGTCTTGTCACCAGGCCGGAACAGAATACCTTTATATAACCCGTCGTGCCCCTGGCTGACCCATTCACCGCCCTTGCCATCATCAAGACCGAGTACCCTTGACATCAATGCCATATGGGATCTGATTTCGGCCGGTGTATCACCTTTGCAGATATGGTCGATCACAATACCATCCTTTATCGGATGTACACCTTCGCTGTATACCTTGGCCTTCTTGTTGCATTCCGCATCCGGCACCCTGAAAATATACTCTTCGTCCTTGTAGCTTGGCTTGCTTTCTTCCTGCGGCAGGAAGTCTGCACCGATCTTCCCTCCGATCAGCCCCAGCAGCACGATTCTTACATACATACCGTTGATAGATTCCCTTTCCCATGCATTCAGGCTGGTATCATCAAGAAATGTCGGTATGGTCGGTGTAAGCTTATGCCGAGGAAGCGGATGATAGAACTTGCAGTCAGCAGGCAAAAGAGGTAAGAATTCAGCCCTGAACGTAATTGACTTTCTCAGTCCATCCTGCCTTTGGAGAATCTGTTCACCCATTCTTTCCAGCTGAGGTCTGGTAAAATACCATTTATGGGCCACATCAGGTGCAGAAAGATATTCACGTATGGAAGGAAATGTCCGTACTTCAAATCCGTTGTCCTTCATCGTCTGCAGGTAGGATGCAGGCATAGAAAGTTCATCAGGTGCAATCAAGTCAACTTTCACATGCTTGAATATATTCAGTCCATTGGCCTTGGAATGTACGGTCCTTCCATGGAAAAGGTCACCGACCATGGCCAGATGGATACTGTCATAACTCCAT from Spirochaetia bacterium harbors:
- a CDS encoding orotate phosphoribosyltransferase, whose amino-acid sequence is MNSSDIRENYGRKLAALAFELGAIKLRPDDPFTWASGYRMPIYNDNRRLLSRPEARKLVCQAFQAMLEEVGFKPQNIAGTSTAGIPHATTLADALALPLSYVRSSSKNHGMQQQIEGLLDSHSYGGASVLLIEDLISTGGSSIKAVQAIVAAGGVCPYTFAIFTYGLDASAKAFDDLDPSCTALSILDYDLMVQCALEKEYIRDKGAELLVQWKGDPFGWGEKNGFMPQK
- a CDS encoding HDIG domain-containing protein; this translates as MTRDEAFALLKKYTKNEALIHHGMAVEATMKAFAKELGEDEAYWGNVGLLHDIDWDMWPEQHCKKAPELLKEVGADEDFIHAVCSHGWNICSDVEPTKKMEKVLYTIDELTGLVNATALMRPTHMEGMTVKSVKKKFASKGFAAGVNRDLIKNGADMLGMDLSHIIQVTIDAMASVAPQIGL
- a CDS encoding dihydroorotase family protein, with product MVDPHVHLRDWNQKDKETLVHGLSVAYACGIDEVFDMPNTDPPLVSRDALLDRLSDAQAAIKDLGKEISYHVWAGLQADHDQIVQMAYAVMELFPLVVGLKLFAGNSTGGMGIIKEKDQRMVFATLAEVGYEGVLAVHCEKEALLDMARFNPQDLSSQSIARPAQAEIDSVSDMLRLAAETGFRGTLHICHISTAKALSLVAEAKEKGMHVTCGATTHHALLTSCDASSLSYARMNPPLRSAEDRNEIFEGLLDGRIDWIESDHAPHTLKDKQRGAAGIPGFSGTLLLLKALWEHGCSRKRLMDLTGRNVYAAFGLDAEDVDFTLPDRKKLSLWSMEAAKAYPYDGFISLRSDYNPI
- the pyrF gene encoding orotidine-5'-phosphate decarboxylase, with product MNYLEQLKESAGQVGNIVCMGLDPKPELLPDAEGKELRERMNDFFSNLFRRMSLGGLFPAAFKPNIGYYQSLDKPRDDDFTGSQCLCDILDMLDSFFPGVPVIMDAKRGDIARSSLNYAKEAFEAWGTDAVTVSPYMGTDSVSPFYYPDKGVYILDRTSNPGGADLQDLVVMDKVDASDVYPLYMAVAHAIAGWADIHEGVGAVVGATNMEELGRLAAYYAESGRQIPLLIPGVGSQGGSATEVMAALKKAGYPMPLARINSSSSLTHPWKHGAAPDDWLDLCIANLRALVGEASL
- a CDS encoding dihydroorotate dehydrogenase gives rise to the protein MEGKEFFSLLSGNHAREARQLYLATVSGVASTTPRMIRYFDHKVPAIDIITTKSFQVKENPGNREPIICETSLGNFGNSVGLRNPGMDAVYPELKQVKDEGLRAFLNVSVSADCPEDFIILVKKFDAIADSIELNFSCPHAAAGYGASIGCDAGIASSYVREIRKAVQSQKSLLFVKLTPNVDDIGLIAKACIEAGADGIVAINTTGPALHVDRVANAPILQNSLGGKGGCSGSWVKERALACVASIREAVGPTVPIIGMGGIATGADCRKLMDAGADAVGIGSALGRVNQKLWPSYLVAVKHDFVDADSHAADMFLSTQRQMAYSRMPVTSINFHGNDTIVLTLDGKLPTEAGEFAFLWLPGVGEKPFSLAGDDPVTFIIKRRGTFTAALWNLQVGSDLYVRGVYGAPLVNAKTARAILIAGGTGIAVLPALARKLQGQNTKMDILVGTSEREDEKPLLADELAAYGNFTCVADDGIPGRVLSLIPSLHIDETTACYLVGPEKFMAIAADKLIAAGADKRLMYLSMERNTRCGIGMCGECACGDRLTCQWGTFMEYGYLEQEMPQLLGRKK
- the pyrB gene encoding aspartate carbamoyltransferase; this translates as MHNVFKSRSLTVIDDFTIEERKYLFSKVRQLKQAVLSGDKTELDEFRINDPDFGIYEVFLEDSTRTKESFRNAAEFHLVKVSELHSESSSINKGESFSDTFNTLAGYRNSIFVIRSKVEGLCRHLEETCGAYARRNHLSYTPAFINAGDGRHEHPTQELLDEFTFLEDNEWSYDSIHLAMVGDLFHGRTVHSKANGLNIFKHVKVDLIAPDELSMPASYLQTMKDNGFEVRTFPSIREYLSAPDVAHKWYFTRPQLERMGEQILQRQDGLRKSITFRAEFLPLLPADCKFYHPLPRHKLTPTIPTFLDDTSLNAWERESINGMYVRIVLLGLIGGKIGADFLPQEESKPSYKDEEYIFRVPDAECNKKAKVYSEGVHPIKDGIVIDHICKGDTPAEIRSHMALMSRVLGLDDGKGGEWVSQGHDGLYKGILFRPGDKTFSRKELKRLAAVAPGCTLNIIQNGKVAEKYRTKMPPRIYNFSDLACKNDACISSPAAGENVPAMFYRTSDNKYACAYCGKTHSFKEIWGK